The following coding sequences are from one Luteimonas sp. S4-F44 window:
- a CDS encoding S46 family peptidase: MWVPQQLPDISPALRKAGLRLDPNQLADLTGDPLGAVVSLGGCTASFVSPQGLAITNHHCAYGAIQLNSTPEKNLMRDGFNAAALGDEISAGPNARIYALDSIQDVTAEVRAAIDAAADGLGRTTALDAIEKSLVARCEAEPGYRCRLYSFLGGNSYRLFRNLEIRDVRLVYAPAGGIGSFGGDVDNWMWPRHTGDFAFYRAYVGRDGRPAEYAPDNVPYTPRRFLRLADKSLRENDFVMVAGYPGRTSRYASAGEFAETVAWRYPQVSRHYRALIDLVEAQGKQDPEIEVRYASAVRGWQNTLKNYEGQLQGFERIGALARKQAEAAAVQAWLQGRGDAGRPALEAQTRIAALEAQAQATRERDLVLSLLDNSGVLSTAVRLYRLAIEKERPDAMREQGYQQRDLPVIEGSLRQMDRRYVPAMDRALTRYALQQYVQLPAGQRVAAIDQFLGGRDAAAIERALDRLERSRLGDSEERLKWFAADRHAFLRSTDPALQYAAGVVPELVRIEQEAKARAGDLLVLQPTVLQAVADYRASRGEAVYPDANSSLRITFGNVVGYTDRAGRTQTPFTRLEEIPAKATGTEPFDAPKAQLDAIAAGRHGGLADRRLRSVPVNFLADLDVTGGNSGSPVLDADGRLTGLLFDMTWDAVVSNWVFDPTMTRTISVDQRYIRWVMQEVDPAPRLLREMGAAR; encoded by the coding sequence ATGTGGGTCCCGCAACAACTGCCGGACATCTCGCCTGCGCTGCGCAAGGCGGGCCTGCGGCTCGATCCCAACCAGTTGGCCGACCTGACCGGTGACCCGCTGGGCGCGGTGGTGTCGCTGGGCGGCTGCACAGCCAGTTTCGTTTCGCCGCAGGGGCTGGCGATCACCAATCACCACTGCGCCTATGGCGCGATCCAGCTCAATTCCACGCCCGAGAAGAACCTGATGCGCGACGGCTTCAACGCCGCAGCGCTGGGCGACGAGATATCGGCCGGCCCCAACGCCCGCATCTACGCGCTCGACAGCATCCAGGACGTCACCGCCGAGGTGCGGGCGGCGATCGACGCGGCCGCCGACGGGTTGGGGCGGACCACGGCGCTGGATGCGATCGAGAAATCGCTGGTCGCGCGCTGCGAGGCCGAGCCGGGCTATCGCTGCCGGCTCTACAGCTTCCTGGGGGGCAACAGCTACCGGCTGTTCCGCAATCTCGAAATTCGCGACGTGCGGCTGGTCTACGCGCCGGCCGGCGGCATTGGCAGCTTCGGCGGCGACGTCGACAACTGGATGTGGCCACGTCATACCGGCGACTTCGCGTTCTACCGCGCCTATGTCGGCCGCGATGGGCGCCCGGCCGAGTACGCGCCCGACAACGTGCCCTATACCCCGCGGCGCTTCCTGCGTCTGGCCGACAAGTCGCTGCGCGAGAACGACTTCGTGATGGTGGCCGGCTATCCGGGGCGCACCAGCCGGTATGCATCGGCCGGCGAGTTCGCCGAGACCGTCGCCTGGCGCTATCCGCAGGTCAGCCGTCACTACCGTGCGCTGATCGACCTGGTCGAAGCGCAGGGCAAGCAGGACCCCGAGATCGAGGTGCGCTACGCCAGCGCGGTGCGCGGTTGGCAGAACACGCTGAAGAACTATGAAGGCCAGTTGCAGGGTTTCGAGCGCATCGGCGCGCTCGCCCGCAAGCAGGCGGAAGCGGCCGCCGTGCAGGCCTGGCTGCAGGGGCGCGGGGACGCGGGGCGGCCGGCGCTCGAGGCGCAGACGCGCATCGCCGCGCTCGAGGCCCAGGCGCAGGCCACACGTGAGCGCGACCTGGTGCTGTCGCTGCTCGACAACAGCGGCGTGCTGTCGACCGCGGTGCGCCTGTACCGGCTGGCGATCGAGAAGGAACGGCCCGACGCGATGCGCGAGCAGGGTTATCAGCAGCGCGATCTGCCGGTGATCGAGGGCAGCCTGCGACAGATGGACCGGCGCTATGTGCCGGCGATGGACCGTGCACTGACCCGCTACGCCCTGCAGCAGTACGTGCAGTTGCCAGCCGGTCAGCGGGTCGCGGCGATCGACCAGTTCCTGGGCGGCCGCGACGCGGCGGCGATCGAGCGCGCGCTCGACCGGCTCGAGCGCAGTCGCCTGGGCGACAGCGAGGAGCGCCTGAAGTGGTTCGCCGCCGATCGCCATGCGTTCCTGCGCAGCACCGATCCCGCGTTGCAGTACGCAGCGGGGGTGGTGCCGGAGCTCGTGCGGATCGAACAGGAGGCCAAGGCGCGCGCCGGCGACCTGCTGGTGTTGCAGCCGACCGTCCTGCAGGCGGTTGCCGACTATCGTGCCAGTCGCGGCGAGGCGGTCTATCCGGACGCCAATTCCTCGCTGCGCATCACCTTCGGCAACGTCGTTGGCTACACCGACCGCGCCGGCCGCACGCAGACCCCGTTCACCCGGCTCGAGGAGATTCCCGCCAAGGCGACGGGAACCGAGCCGTTCGATGCGCCCAAGGCGCAGCTCGACGCGATCGCCGCCGGCCGGCATGGGGGCCTGGCCGACCGGCGCCTGCGCTCGGTGCCGGTGAATTTTCTGGCCGACCTCGATGTGACCGGCGGCAATTCCGGATCGCCCGTACTCGATGCCGACGGCCGGCTGACCGGGCTGCTGTTCGACATGACCTGGGACGCGGTGGTGTCGAACTGGGTGTTCGACCCGACGATGACGCGCACGATTTCGGTCGACCAGCGCTACATCCGCTGGGTGATGCAGGAGGTCGATCCGGCGCCGCGACTGCTCCGGGAAATGGGCGCCGCGCGCTGA
- a CDS encoding histidine phosphatase family protein, protein MRILLARHGETPWNAEGRYQGQEDIPLSPVGERQATLLGARLADVRIDRAVSSPLSRANRTARLALGVDREALLTTDPGLAEIAHGTWEGLLAAEIGERDPERLAAWRDAPDTVQMPGGESLQQVLDRAWPAFARSLAGLGPDDTALIVAHDAINRVILCRVLGLPLARLWTFRQAPTTLNLLEGPDVDRLDVVRLNDCAHHTAFFGEAVHRAL, encoded by the coding sequence ATGAGAATCCTGCTTGCCCGTCATGGCGAAACGCCGTGGAACGCCGAAGGCCGCTACCAGGGGCAGGAGGACATCCCGCTTTCGCCGGTCGGTGAGCGCCAGGCGACCTTGCTCGGTGCGCGGCTGGCGGATGTCCGCATCGATCGCGCGGTCAGCTCGCCGCTGTCGCGTGCCAATCGCACCGCACGTCTGGCCCTGGGCGTGGATCGCGAAGCCCTGCTGACGACCGATCCCGGCCTGGCCGAAATCGCGCACGGCACCTGGGAAGGCCTGCTCGCGGCCGAGATCGGCGAGCGCGACCCCGAGCGTCTGGCGGCGTGGCGCGACGCCCCCGACACGGTGCAGATGCCCGGCGGCGAATCGCTGCAGCAGGTGCTCGATCGCGCATGGCCGGCCTTCGCGCGCTCGCTCGCGGGCCTGGGCCCGGACGACACCGCGCTGATCGTCGCGCACGATGCGATCAACCGCGTGATCCTGTGCCGTGTGCTCGGCCTGCCGCTCGCGCGGCTGTGGACCTTCCGCCAGGCGCCGACCACGCTCAATCTGCTCGAAGGGCCCGATGTCGATCGTCTCGACGTGGTCCGGTTGAACGATTGCGCGCATCACACCGCGTTCTTCGGCGAGGCGGTCCACCGCGCGCTATGA
- a CDS encoding SPOR domain-containing protein: MTPGLKQRLIGAAVLIALAVIFLPMLVKGPAPASGLPDMPLELPDAPDGQYKTVDLPLVAPSPAPAGGVLAEGAPRTSATPATGAAPNSGDALPTVETGAQTEALPPTTAGGGYAVHYGAFASEADAEAILRQLRQSSLTGYREAFTLNGRPAQRVRLGPYASRAEAEIVRLRAAQVRDDVNPRVVALDAAAAAPAKTQAPASTPPPVRPKPATPPPAEPTRTAQTPPPAAKPAPAPTPTPTPTPTRTADVGFVVQLGAFSQAAEAERLRDRLRSAGITAFTDSVTTDKGRLTRVKAGPVASRGEADQLKAQVRAKVGIDGLVRSHP, from the coding sequence ATGACGCCTGGACTCAAACAGCGCCTGATCGGTGCCGCCGTGTTGATCGCGTTGGCGGTGATCTTCCTGCCGATGCTGGTCAAGGGCCCGGCGCCCGCGAGCGGCCTGCCCGACATGCCGCTCGAGCTGCCGGACGCGCCGGACGGGCAGTACAAGACGGTCGACCTGCCGTTGGTCGCGCCGTCGCCGGCCCCGGCAGGCGGCGTGCTCGCCGAGGGCGCCCCGCGGACGTCCGCCACGCCGGCGACAGGCGCCGCGCCGAACTCGGGCGACGCGCTGCCGACCGTGGAGACCGGTGCGCAGACCGAAGCACTGCCGCCGACCACGGCCGGCGGCGGCTACGCCGTGCACTACGGCGCATTCGCCAGCGAGGCCGATGCCGAGGCGATCCTGCGCCAGCTCCGCCAGTCGTCGCTGACCGGCTATCGCGAGGCGTTCACGCTCAATGGGCGGCCGGCGCAACGCGTGCGGCTGGGGCCGTACGCGAGCCGCGCCGAAGCCGAGATCGTGCGGCTGCGCGCGGCCCAGGTGCGCGACGACGTCAACCCGCGCGTGGTCGCGCTCGACGCCGCCGCTGCCGCTCCGGCGAAGACGCAGGCGCCTGCATCGACACCGCCGCCGGTGCGCCCCAAGCCTGCGACGCCGCCGCCGGCCGAGCCGACGCGCACTGCGCAGACGCCGCCCCCGGCGGCCAAGCCGGCGCCTGCTCCAACTCCGACTCCGACTCCGACTCCGACTCGCACGGCCGATGTGGGCTTCGTGGTGCAGCTTGGCGCCTTCAGCCAGGCCGCCGAGGCCGAGCGTCTGCGCGATCGCCTGCGCAGCGCCGGCATCACCGCGTTCACCGACAGCGTCACCACCGACAAGGGACGGCTGACCCGGGTCAAGGCCGGTCCGGTCGCCAGCCGCGGCGAGGCCGACCAACTCAAGGCGCAGGTGCGCGCCAAAGTGGGGATCGACGGCCTGGTGCGGTCGCATCCCTGA
- the folC gene encoding bifunctional tetrahydrofolate synthase/dihydrofolate synthase produces the protein MTASASLADWLARLEARHPVEVELGLERVAAVHARLDCGRPATHVITVAGTNGKGSTVALIEAAARAAGWRVGAYTSPHLLAYNERVRIDGADADDAALVAAFEAIEAVRGDTPLTYFETGTLAAMWLFARAELDLAILEVGLGGRLDAVNLVDADVAVVTTVDLDHQDWLGNDREAIGLEKAGIARPWRPLVLGDDDPPASVLQHAYRIGAVAIRAGSDFLFAPAGEGRWIWREVGYEIDLPLPALAAPVQLRNAAVAVAALRALDADLPDAALATGIADAHVAARLQRFEQDGVELVVDVAHNPQAAQALAQWLGAAPAEGRTWAVYAALADKDATGVVAALAPAVDGWWLAGLADAGARSQSAEALRARLAGSAAECAPVAADVGGALAAVLAQARPGDRVLVFGSFHTAAAALARLQGPG, from the coding sequence ATGACCGCATCCGCATCGCTCGCGGACTGGCTGGCGCGCCTCGAAGCGCGGCATCCGGTCGAGGTAGAACTGGGGCTGGAGCGCGTCGCTGCGGTCCATGCGCGACTCGACTGCGGCCGGCCGGCCACGCATGTCATCACCGTGGCCGGGACCAACGGCAAGGGCTCGACCGTCGCCTTGATCGAGGCCGCGGCGCGCGCGGCCGGTTGGCGCGTGGGCGCCTACACCTCGCCGCACCTGTTGGCCTACAACGAGCGCGTGCGCATCGATGGCGCCGATGCCGACGATGCCGCGCTGGTGGCGGCGTTCGAGGCGATCGAGGCGGTGCGCGGCGACACGCCGCTGACCTATTTCGAGACCGGCACGCTGGCCGCGATGTGGCTGTTCGCGCGCGCGGAGCTGGACCTGGCGATCCTCGAGGTCGGACTCGGCGGCCGCCTGGATGCGGTCAACCTCGTCGATGCCGATGTCGCGGTCGTCACCACGGTCGATCTCGATCATCAGGACTGGCTGGGCAATGACCGCGAGGCGATCGGCCTGGAGAAGGCCGGCATCGCGCGCCCCTGGCGTCCCCTGGTGCTCGGCGACGACGACCCGCCGGCGAGCGTGCTACAGCATGCCTACCGGATCGGCGCGGTCGCGATCCGCGCCGGCAGCGATTTTCTGTTCGCGCCTGCGGGCGAGGGGCGCTGGATCTGGCGCGAGGTCGGCTACGAAATCGACCTGCCGCTGCCGGCGTTGGCCGCGCCCGTGCAACTGCGCAACGCCGCTGTCGCGGTAGCGGCCCTGCGCGCGCTCGACGCCGACCTGCCCGATGCCGCCCTCGCGACGGGGATCGCCGACGCGCACGTTGCCGCGCGCTTGCAACGGTTCGAGCAGGACGGGGTCGAGCTTGTCGTCGATGTCGCGCATAACCCGCAGGCCGCCCAGGCGCTGGCGCAGTGGCTGGGCGCCGCGCCCGCCGAAGGTCGGACCTGGGCGGTCTATGCCGCATTGGCCGACAAGGATGCGACCGGCGTCGTCGCGGCGCTGGCGCCTGCGGTCGACGGCTGGTGGCTGGCGGGGCTGGCCGATGCCGGCGCGCGCAGCCAATCGGCCGAGGCCCTGCGTGCACGGCTGGCGGGCTCCGCCGCCGAGTGCGCCCCGGTGGCGGCTGACGTAGGCGGCGCACTGGCGGCGGTTCTGGCGCAGGCGCGCCCGGGCGATCGGGTCCTGGTGTTCGGCTCGTTCCATACCGCTGCGGCCGCGCTCGCGCGGTTGCAGGGCCCGGGTTAA
- the tdh gene encoding L-threonine 3-dehydrogenase: MTRTMKALVKREATKGIWMDEVPVPAPGPNDVLIKLEKTAICGTDLHIYLWDEWSQRTIKPGLVIGHEFVGRIVELGSAVTGYTVGQRVSAEGHLVCGHCRNCRAGKPHLCPNTVGIGVTRDGAFAEYIAMPATNLWPIPDQIPSELAAFFDPYGNAAHCALEFDVVGEDVLITGAGPIGVMAAGICKHIGARNVVVTDVNDYRLKLAADMGATRVVNVSNTSLKEVMADLHMEGFDVGLEMSGNPRAFNDMLDCMYHGGKVALLGLLPKGAGIDWDRIIFKGLTVQGIYGRKMYETWYKMTQLVLSGFPLGKVLSHQLPVDEFQKGFDLMESGKSGKVVLNWT, encoded by the coding sequence ATGACCCGGACGATGAAGGCGCTGGTCAAGCGCGAAGCCACCAAAGGCATCTGGATGGACGAGGTGCCGGTGCCAGCCCCGGGCCCGAATGACGTGCTCATCAAGCTGGAGAAGACCGCGATCTGCGGCACCGACCTGCACATCTACCTGTGGGACGAGTGGAGCCAGCGCACCATCAAGCCCGGCCTGGTCATCGGCCACGAGTTCGTCGGCCGCATCGTCGAACTGGGTTCGGCGGTGACCGGCTACACGGTCGGCCAGCGCGTGTCGGCCGAGGGTCACCTGGTCTGCGGCCACTGCCGCAACTGCCGTGCCGGCAAGCCGCACCTGTGCCCGAACACCGTCGGCATCGGCGTGACCCGCGATGGCGCGTTCGCCGAATACATCGCGATGCCGGCGACCAACCTGTGGCCGATCCCCGACCAGATCCCGTCGGAGCTGGCAGCATTCTTCGACCCCTACGGCAACGCCGCGCACTGCGCGCTGGAGTTCGACGTCGTCGGCGAGGACGTGCTGATCACCGGCGCCGGCCCGATCGGGGTGATGGCGGCCGGCATCTGCAAGCACATCGGTGCGCGCAACGTCGTGGTCACCGACGTCAACGACTACCGCCTCAAGCTGGCCGCCGACATGGGCGCCACGCGCGTGGTCAACGTGTCGAATACCTCGCTCAAGGAGGTCATGGCCGACCTGCACATGGAGGGCTTCGACGTCGGCCTGGAGATGAGCGGCAACCCGCGCGCGTTCAACGACATGCTCGACTGCATGTACCACGGCGGCAAGGTCGCCCTGCTCGGCCTGCTGCCCAAGGGCGCGGGCATCGATTGGGACCGGATCATCTTCAAGGGCCTGACCGTCCAGGGCATCTACGGCCGGAAGATGTACGAGACCTGGTACAAGATGACCCAGCTGGTGCTCTCGGGCTTCCCGCTGGGCAAGGTGCTGAGCCACCAGTTGCCGGTCGACGAGTTCCAGAAGGGCTTCGACCTGATGGAATCGGGCAAGTCGGGCAAGGTGGTCCTCAACTGGACTTGA